Genomic DNA from Deltaproteobacteria bacterium:
CCAGGTAGTCAAGGTATTCTTGTTTCTTTCTTCTGTTGTATTTGTGGGCACTGGCTACTGCGCTGTAGATATTTCCACTATACCACCCCAACTCAAAAAAGGTCAAGATTCCACCGACGACGTAATTTTTCCGTTCGAAAGCTTCCACCATCCCCCAAATAAAAGCCCCGTTGAGAAGGAAGGCGATGGATGCATCCCGGTATCGTTCGCAGTACAGGTGTCCTGATCCCGGGACAATGGCGGCCAGGACTCCCGCCGCCGTCGGAGACTTTTGGGGAATTTCATGGATCCGGTCCAATCCTTGAGCAAAATATTCACTTTTGAGATATAATTTACTACTTTTATTAATCTTTCTGTATTCGTAGGAAGCTTCTTGCCATTTTTCCTCTTTCAGGTAGGTGGCAGCAATCTGCCACTGGGCCTCATCGGCAGTTGGTGCGTCGGCAGCTTCTTCTTTGGCCTTCCCGAAGAAGAAACGGGCCTGGGAATATTCTTTCTTCTCCTTAAAACAAAGACCCGTAAGGAGCATGGCTTCTGCTTTGTATCGGGTAGAAGGAAATTTTTTGATCAGATTATCGTTAGCAGCAATTGCTTCATCCCATTTCATCCCATTGAAATAAGATCGACCAATTTTCCACTGCGCTTCCTCAGTTCGGATATTGTGGGGAAAGAAAAAAAGAAAACGTTTATATTCGGTGATCGCTCGATAATAATCCCCTTCTTGAAAAAAATGGTCAGCCAGATCCATCTGTAATTTGGCGTCGACCGATATCTTTTCCTCTTCCGCGGACAAACCCGCAGAGGGGGAAAAGAAAAAAATTAGCAAAAAAAATAATTGAACCCCAAACAGCTTTATCAGCTTTTTATCCTTGGGCCTCAATTCAGGCACTCCTGCCCAATTGAAAGGCCTCAAGGTTAATTTTTTGGGCTTGGGGGGGAAAACGGCGCAGGAGGTTTTCTGTCCAAATTTTTTCGGTGATGGAAAGGAAATTATACAAAACACCCAATAAGACCACATTGACGGCCCGCACATCCCCTGCCTTTAAAGCCAGGTCCCTGGCTGGAATGCTCTTGATCTTGGCGGCCCGTTGCGAGAGGATGGCGGCGACTTTCTACGGGTAATTATCCGTCCCCAGAGAAACCGAAGGAGGGTTAAGGCGCTGCTCATTCAAAAGAATGGTTGGTTTCGGCCCCAAAAAATGTATATAGCGGAGCGCTTCCAGCTCTTCGAAGGCCATATAAATATCC
This window encodes:
- a CDS encoding tetratricopeptide repeat protein codes for the protein MLIFFFSPSAGLSAEEEKISVDAKLQMDLADHFFQEGDYYRAITEYKRFLFFFPHNIRTEEAQWKIGRSYFNGMKWDEAIAANDNLIKKFPSTRYKAEAMLLTGLCFKEKKEYSQARFFFGKAKEEAADAPTADEAQWQIAATYLKEEKWQEASYEYRKINKSSKLYLKSEYFAQGLDRIHEIPQKSPTAAGVLAAIVPGSGHLYCERYRDASIAFLLNGAFIWGMVEAFERKNYVVGGILTFFELGWYSGNIYSAVASAHKYNRRKKQEYLDYLEKGGPLSVGVSIQGKSPVLSLNYVF